In the Tepidimicrobium xylanilyticum genome, one interval contains:
- the rpoD gene encoding RNA polymerase sigma factor RpoD: MSPNNKPELEKEKILAIKQLIDKGKKSGVLTYKEIMDALEEIELDPDQIDDIYVRFEDMGIDIVGDKEDDMLLETSDEAEEDIDLKEDLSLPRGISVDDPVRMYLKEIGKIPLLTAEEEIELAKRMEEGDELAKKKLAEANLRLVVSIAKRYVGRGMLFLDLIQEGNLGLMKAVEKFDYQKGFKFSTYATWWIRQAITRAIADQARTIRIPVHMVETINKLVRVQRQLVQELGRDPTPEEIGKEMNMEVEKVREIMKIAQEPVSLETPIGEEEDSHLGDFIEDDNALAPAEAATYTMLREQLVDVLDTLTPREQKVLRLRFGLDDGRARTLEEVGKEFDVTRERIRQIEAKALRKLRHPSRSKKLKDFLE, from the coding sequence GAAAGAGAAAATATTAGCAATTAAACAATTAATAGATAAGGGTAAAAAAAGTGGAGTCTTAACATATAAAGAAATTATGGATGCACTAGAGGAAATAGAACTGGATCCAGATCAAATAGATGACATATATGTAAGATTTGAGGATATGGGGATCGATATAGTAGGAGATAAAGAAGACGATATGCTCCTTGAAACTAGTGATGAAGCAGAGGAAGATATAGATCTTAAGGAAGATTTATCTTTACCAAGAGGAATAAGTGTAGATGATCCTGTTAGAATGTATCTAAAGGAAATTGGGAAAATTCCATTGCTTACTGCAGAAGAAGAAATAGAATTAGCCAAGAGAATGGAAGAAGGAGATGAATTAGCTAAAAAGAAATTAGCAGAAGCCAACTTAAGATTGGTGGTTAGCATTGCAAAAAGGTATGTAGGCAGGGGTATGCTGTTCTTAGATTTAATTCAGGAAGGAAATTTAGGGTTAATGAAAGCAGTAGAAAAGTTCGATTATCAAAAGGGTTTTAAGTTTAGTACCTATGCTACTTGGTGGATACGTCAAGCTATAACTAGAGCTATTGCTGACCAAGCTAGAACCATTCGTATTCCAGTTCATATGGTTGAAACCATTAATAAGTTAGTGAGAGTTCAAAGACAATTAGTTCAAGAGTTAGGAAGAGACCCTACACCTGAGGAAATAGGGAAAGAAATGAATATGGAAGTAGAAAAGGTAAGGGAGATTATGAAAATAGCTCAAGAACCCGTGTCTTTGGAAACTCCCATTGGAGAAGAAGAAGACAGTCATCTTGGTGATTTTATAGAGGATGACAATGCTTTAGCTCCTGCTGAAGCAGCAACCTACACTATGTTAAGGGAACAACTGGTAGATGTATTGGACACCCTTACTCCAAGAGAACAGAAGGTTTTAAGGTTGAGGTTTGGGCTTGATGATGGTAGAGCCCGTACATTAGAAGAAGTAGGCAAAGAATTTGATGTAACAAGAGAAAGAATAAGACAGATAGAAGCTAAGGCTTTAAGAAAATTAAGACATCCTAGCAGAAGTAAGAAGCTAAAGGACTTTCTTGAATAA
- a CDS encoding tyrosine-type recombinase/integrase produces MIWEDGKYIQPNYYSHRFRKILKKPNFDKVIRFHDLRHTNATLLLSHGVDFKVIQTRLGHFDINTTLNIYSHVNLEMQKDATTKLNEILHGGN; encoded by the coding sequence ATGATTTGGGAAGATGGTAAATACATTCAACCTAATTATTATAGTCATAGATTTAGAAAGATATTGAAGAAACCTAACTTCGACAAGGTTATAAGATTTCATGATCTTAGACATACAAATGCGACTCTTCTCTTGTCACATGGTGTAGATTTTAAAGTGATTCAAACTAGACTTGGCCACTTCGATATTAATACTACTTTAAATATTTATTCTCACGTTAATTTAGAAATGCAGAAAGATGCGACTACAAAACTAAATGAAATTTTACACGGTGGAAATTAG
- a CDS encoding tRNA (adenine(22)-N(1))-methyltransferase, with protein sequence MRLSSRLQAIADLIPPNTIVADIGTDHGYIPIYLIKNKIAKKVIATDLSKNSLAKTIQLVKEENLENHIDIRLGNGLEVLKPFEVDTVVISGMGGLLIRDILDKDRNKRDSITHFILQPNVASRELREYLYINSFEIIDEKLVKEDDKFYEIIYAKKGKSIVEDYIHYEIGEKLILKKDPLLKDFVEEKISILNNVLEKLKDKNTEKSKNRYEEIVMEVNKLKEVLKGIEGNRYN encoded by the coding sequence ATGAGACTATCCAGTAGATTACAAGCTATCGCTGATTTAATACCACCTAATACAATAGTAGCAGATATTGGAACTGATCACGGGTATATACCTATATACCTGATAAAAAATAAGATAGCAAAAAAGGTAATAGCTACAGACCTCAGTAAGAATTCTTTGGCAAAAACAATACAATTGGTTAAAGAGGAAAATCTGGAAAACCATATAGATATTCGATTAGGCAATGGATTAGAAGTGTTGAAGCCTTTTGAGGTAGATACAGTTGTGATTTCTGGAATGGGCGGGTTACTTATTAGAGACATATTAGATAAGGACAGAAATAAAAGAGATTCTATAACTCATTTTATACTACAACCAAATGTAGCAAGCAGGGAATTGAGAGAGTATTTGTATATTAATAGTTTTGAAATAATAGATGAAAAGTTGGTAAAAGAAGATGATAAATTTTATGAGATCATCTATGCAAAAAAAGGCAAATCTATAGTTGAAGACTATATCCATTATGAAATAGGAGAAAAGTTGATATTGAAAAAAGACCCTTTATTAAAGGATTTTGTAGAAGAGAAGATAAGTATACTCAATAATGTTTTAGAAAAATTAAAGGACAAGAATACAGAAAAAAGTAAAAACAGGTATGAAGAAATAGTGATGGAGGTTAATAAATTAAAGGAGGTGCTTAAAGGAATTGAAGGCAATAGATATAATTAA
- a CDS encoding Nif3-like dinuclear metal center hexameric protein, translated as MKAIDIIKLLDQWAFPYLIDKWDNTGFQIGDPEREVSKILISLDLDREVFLEAMNKKVQMIVTHHPIIFKSLSRITKESYKESLIYDIIKEDLVVYNAHTNLDLVPGGVNDALANTLGIKNHEPLRVNYRDPLYKLVVFVPKDYAPIIRKVLGDMGAGWIGNYSHCTYNVEGMGTFLPLRGTKPFIGKVYELEEVEEVRIETIVEDNNLDEVLKEMIRHHPYEEVAYDIYPLKNEGKAYGYGRIGSIKEMALLDYLDIIKRSLEVDRVIVYGNRNRIVERVAVCGGSGASFIYDAYKRGADLYITGDVKYHDAQYANELGLTLVDAGHYHTEKVILPIIKDYLDKILENKVEIYLHDKSSPPFAFY; from the coding sequence TTGAAGGCAATAGATATAATTAAGCTATTAGATCAATGGGCTTTTCCTTATTTAATCGATAAATGGGATAATACTGGCTTTCAGATAGGTGACCCTGAAAGGGAGGTTTCAAAAATATTAATATCCTTGGATTTGGACCGAGAGGTTTTCTTGGAAGCCATGAATAAAAAAGTCCAAATGATAGTTACCCATCACCCTATTATATTCAAATCCTTGTCCAGAATAACCAAAGAATCATATAAGGAAAGTTTGATCTATGATATAATTAAGGAAGACTTAGTTGTATACAATGCACATACTAATTTGGATTTGGTACCAGGTGGCGTAAATGATGCTTTAGCCAATACATTGGGGATCAAAAATCATGAGCCTTTAAGGGTTAATTATCGAGATCCCTTATATAAATTAGTGGTATTCGTTCCAAAAGATTATGCACCTATTATAAGAAAAGTTTTAGGTGATATGGGTGCTGGTTGGATTGGAAACTACAGCCATTGTACCTATAATGTTGAAGGTATGGGAACCTTTTTGCCTTTAAGGGGGACTAAACCTTTTATCGGAAAAGTTTATGAATTAGAGGAAGTTGAAGAAGTTAGAATCGAAACCATTGTTGAAGACAATAATTTAGATGAAGTATTAAAAGAGATGATAAGGCATCATCCCTATGAAGAAGTAGCCTATGATATATACCCATTAAAAAATGAAGGTAAAGCTTATGGGTATGGTAGAATAGGCAGTATAAAGGAAATGGCTCTATTAGATTATTTGGATATCATTAAAAGAAGTTTAGAGGTTGATAGAGTAATAGTTTATGGAAACCGAAATAGGATCGTTGAAAGGGTAGCAGTATGTGGAGGAAGTGGTGCTTCTTTTATCTATGATGCCTATAAAAGAGGTGCAGATTTATATATTACTGGAGATGTTAAATACCATGATGCCCAGTATGCTAATGAATTAGGGCTTACCCTTGTAGATGCAGGTCATTATCACACTGAAAAGGTGATACTCCCAATTATAAAGGATTATTTAGATAAAATACTAGAAAATAAAGTAGAAATATATTTGCACGATAAAAGCAGTCCACCTTTTGCTTTCTATTAA
- a CDS encoding GNAT family N-acetyltransferase, whose product MYLSPINVEDAEQYAQWMNDIDVTINLLAVPNIYSLEKEREALIKLSKEGYNFAIVTLNNNEVIGNCSLGGVNPIHRTAEAGIFIRNKNYWNKGYGTEAMKLLLDYDFNVLNLNNIMLRGYSFNKRVIKSYKKCGLKEIGRRREAVIIGSKKYDHIYGHIGK is encoded by the coding sequence ATATACTTATCTCCAATAAATGTGGAAGATGCAGAGCAATATGCTCAATGGATGAATGATATTGATGTAACCATAAATCTATTAGCAGTTCCAAATATATATTCCTTGGAAAAGGAAAGGGAAGCACTTATTAAGTTAAGTAAAGAAGGATATAACTTTGCCATTGTAACCTTAAACAATAATGAGGTTATAGGCAACTGTAGTTTAGGCGGTGTAAATCCAATACATAGAACTGCAGAAGCAGGTATATTCATAAGAAATAAGAACTATTGGAACAAGGGCTATGGCACAGAAGCTATGAAACTATTACTTGATTATGATTTTAATGTATTAAATTTAAACAACATCATGTTAAGGGGATATTCCTTTAATAAAAGGGTAATAAAATCCTATAAGAAGTGTGGACTTAAGGAAATTGGCAGAAGAAGAGAAGCTGTCATAATTGGAAGTAAGAAATATGACCATATATATGGACATATTGGCAAGTGA
- a CDS encoding SOS response-associated peptidase, whose product MKKSEVDDYKKGDFYPSQIAPIVLKEEVNKLKFAKWGFPFYGNKRLVINDRAESIMDKPMFKNSFYSARCITPVNLFYEWKDEGSRKKVKHGIYLKDKNIMSLGGIFKLTSDEKGNRELSFVIITTEANRYMKDIHSRMLLIIDDGTLDYWLDKGTPINIIEEIFKSNGNHELETKRENNDEPFQQLKLF is encoded by the coding sequence ATTAAAAAGAGTGAAGTTGATGATTACAAGAAAGGGGACTTTTACCCATCACAAATTGCTCCAATAGTATTAAAAGAAGAAGTTAATAAACTAAAATTTGCAAAATGGGGCTTTCCCTTCTATGGTAATAAAAGACTAGTAATAAATGACAGAGCTGAATCTATAATGGATAAGCCAATGTTTAAAAATTCCTTTTACAGTGCAAGATGTATTACTCCTGTCAATTTATTTTATGAGTGGAAGGATGAAGGAAGTAGGAAAAAGGTTAAACATGGCATATATTTAAAGGATAAAAACATCATGTCTCTAGGAGGGATATTTAAATTAACTTCTGATGAAAAGGGAAACAGGGAACTATCCTTTGTAATAATAACCACTGAGGCTAATAGATATATGAAAGATATTCATTCCAGAATGCTTCTTATAATAGACGATGGAACATTAGATTACTGGCTTGATAAGGGTACTCCTATTAACATTATTGAGGAAATATTTAAATCTAATGGCAATCATGAACTTGAAACAAAAAGAGAAAATAATGACGAGCCTTTCCAGCAGTTAAAGCTATTCTAA
- a CDS encoding DUF6440 family protein: protein MEENRFEVVYKKGMLSGCKIIVDIETGVNYLFAWDGNCGGLTVLVDKDGKPIVTPNIDRSDDDFR from the coding sequence ATGGAAGAAAATAGATTTGAAGTTGTATATAAAAAAGGAATGTTATCAGGTTGTAAAATTATTGTAGATATTGAAACTGGTGTTAATTATTTATTCGCTTGGGATGGGAACTGCGGTGGTCTTACTGTATTAGTGGATAAGGATGGCAAGCCTATTGTTACACCAAATATAGATAGGTCTGATGATGATTTTAGATAA
- a CDS encoding zinc ribbon domain-containing protein, protein MDDIEDLWELQKNKSLLADIKKKLKEIQNGEDIKLLAIELDRKETDIIELETSIKENERKLNKENQILRNLDFKLKEVEKSLFDGSIKDLKQLTFLNEEREKIKALIEEKELEMINMMEDIDEFKSKLVNLKEDFNNLKKEYKSLVKDYKSIIEELNGKAIDVRKRIESISSNMDENLILEFNKLIKTRGIAVVKVIDNRCGGCNVVLPAITVDRLKHSNSVLHCEYCDRILYLEKE, encoded by the coding sequence ATGGATGATATAGAAGATTTGTGGGAACTGCAAAAAAATAAAAGCTTATTAGCAGATATTAAAAAGAAGCTTAAGGAAATTCAAAATGGAGAAGATATAAAATTATTAGCTATTGAATTGGATAGGAAGGAAACGGATATTATAGAATTGGAAACTTCTATAAAAGAAAATGAAAGGAAACTTAATAAGGAAAATCAAATTCTAAGAAACCTTGATTTTAAACTTAAAGAAGTGGAAAAAAGTCTATTCGATGGCAGTATTAAAGATTTGAAACAATTAACTTTTCTAAATGAGGAAAGGGAGAAGATTAAAGCATTAATTGAAGAAAAAGAGTTGGAAATGATAAATATGATGGAAGATATTGATGAGTTCAAAAGTAAGCTTGTTAATCTAAAAGAGGATTTTAATAATTTAAAAAAGGAGTATAAAAGCTTAGTGAAAGATTATAAATCCATTATTGAGGAATTAAATGGAAAGGCAATAGATGTTAGAAAGAGAATTGAAAGTATATCCTCCAATATGGATGAAAATTTGATTTTAGAATTCAACAAGTTGATTAAAACTAGGGGGATTGCAGTAGTTAAGGTTATAGATAATAGATGTGGTGGCTGTAATGTGGTCCTTCCTGCCATTACGGTGGATCGGTTAAAACATTCTAATTCTGTACTACATTGTGAATACTGTGATAGGATATTATATTTGGAGAAGGAATAA